The Herbaspirillum sp. RTI4 genome has a segment encoding these proteins:
- a CDS encoding aminoacyl-tRNA deacylase, whose amino-acid sequence MKKTHVSATPATDFLHRHAADFSEHPYPYQARGGTSASALALGVDEHCVVKTLVMEDEAAHPLVVLMHGDRKVSTKNLARQIGCKSVAPCKPEVAQRHSGYLVGGTSPFGLRKAMPVYVEEGVLALEKIYINGGRRGFLVGIAPQVLLTTLAAVPVQCALEE is encoded by the coding sequence ATGAAGAAAACTCATGTCTCCGCCACCCCTGCCACCGACTTTCTACACCGGCACGCAGCCGATTTCAGTGAGCATCCCTACCCCTATCAAGCACGCGGCGGTACCAGCGCGTCGGCGCTGGCGCTCGGGGTAGATGAGCACTGTGTCGTCAAGACACTGGTCATGGAAGATGAAGCAGCGCATCCGCTGGTGGTATTGATGCATGGCGACCGCAAGGTATCGACCAAAAATCTGGCACGTCAGATCGGCTGCAAATCAGTGGCGCCGTGCAAGCCAGAAGTGGCGCAACGGCACTCCGGGTATCTGGTGGGTGGTACGTCGCCGTTCGGCCTGCGTAAAGCGATGCCGGTGTATGTCGAAGAAGGTGTGCTGGCGCTGGAAAAAATATATATCAATGGCGGGCGTCGCGGCTTTCTTGTTGGCATTGCGCCGCAAGTCTTGTTGACAACGTTGGCAGCTGTGCCGGTGCAATGCGCATTAGAGGAATAG
- the xerD gene encoding site-specific tyrosine recombinase XerD: MTAPVSRPPKIIAPSCSQGAIDMFCDSLWLEDGFARNSLEAYRRDMTLFADWLYQRRSVDLYEATNADVDAYIAAKHIKPAIPGDVAAAPRLSKATSSNRRLAVIRRFYQLALRQNKISVDPCLKIKSARQPVRTVHALTEAMVEALLNAPDVTTPLGLRDRAMLELMYASGLRVSELVLLRMLEVGMNEGVLRITGKGDKTRLVPFGEEARSWMVRYLEHGRPQILGGQVDDALFITARGAPMTRQMFWQLVRKYQLQAGISAPLSPHTLRHAFATHLLNHGADLRVVQMLLGHADISTTQIYTHVARERLKLLHAEHHPRG; encoded by the coding sequence ATGACTGCCCCCGTATCCCGTCCGCCGAAAATCATTGCGCCGTCTTGCAGTCAGGGAGCCATCGATATGTTTTGCGACAGCTTATGGCTGGAGGATGGTTTTGCGCGTAATTCACTGGAAGCTTACCGGCGCGATATGACGCTGTTTGCCGATTGGCTGTATCAGCGGCGAAGTGTCGATCTGTACGAAGCGACGAACGCGGATGTGGATGCTTATATCGCCGCTAAACATATTAAGCCGGCCATACCGGGCGATGTGGCTGCTGCCCCGCGCTTATCCAAGGCAACCTCTTCAAACCGGCGACTGGCAGTCATCCGACGGTTTTACCAGTTGGCCTTACGGCAGAACAAAATCAGCGTTGATCCCTGCCTTAAAATTAAATCGGCCCGACAACCGGTACGCACTGTGCATGCGCTGACCGAAGCCATGGTGGAGGCTTTGCTGAATGCGCCCGATGTGACGACACCGCTCGGTTTGCGCGATCGGGCGATGCTAGAGCTGATGTACGCGAGCGGCTTGCGCGTGTCGGAGCTGGTTTTGCTGCGCATGCTGGAAGTAGGGATGAACGAAGGCGTTCTCAGAATTACCGGTAAAGGTGACAAGACGCGTCTGGTGCCTTTCGGCGAGGAAGCACGTAGCTGGATGGTGCGCTACCTGGAGCATGGGCGGCCGCAGATATTGGGAGGTCAGGTGGACGATGCCTTATTCATTACCGCCCGCGGAGCGCCGATGACGCGGCAGATGTTTTGGCAGCTCGTCCGAAAATACCAGTTGCAGGCCGGTATTAGCGCTCCCTTGTCGCCGCACACCCTGCGACACGCTTTTGCCACGCATCTGCTCAACCATGGCGCGGATTTACGCGTGGTGCAGATGCTGCTCGGCCATGCCGATATTTCTACGACCCAAATCTATACCCATGTGGCGCGTGAACGCCTGAAATTATTGCACGCCGAACATCATCCCCGCGGATAG